The Nicotiana sylvestris chromosome 6, ASM39365v2, whole genome shotgun sequence genomic sequence TCAAATACAGGGGTAGGGTCCGTTTGGTTGAAGAAAATGCAGAACCGTGGATGGGTCTGATTTGGTTGAAGAAAAAGGCGTTCAGATCAGCCTTTTTGTCTTGTACCCCTCTCTATTTTCAGCCCTTCCTCTTTTATACAATGTGTGCTTCTGGATTCGattcgaccaacccgataccataaaacatggataacaagacataaagaagcagaaatgggagaaatggagcggtaactcatgaccCAATTGGCTGGGTCATCACAGCATGGGTTTTGACCGCCAAAATTTTTGTATTGCTAAATAATGATTCCCTATGTTGCATAGGTTCAAACAGCCGGAACttgtaaaaaatataatttttttaataatttaataatcAATTTACGGGGGTTGAACTGCCGCAAATTAACTCCCACTAATTAATTACGGCAGTCGTGGCAGAACTACTGTAAATTGATTGCGGTGAGCCTTCTTGCGGGAGTTTTGTGAACCGCTGCAACAACAAATTGCGGGAGTTACCGACTGCtgcaatttctaaaaataactacCGCAATTTGACTATTTTTTGTAGTGTATCTTCGGTGACTGAGCATATATATATTTGATGTCTATTCACCTCGATCTTGTTTGGACGAGGCCTTCTCGGCCTTAAAGCCATCCGCAATTGAACATTCCCCGGGAATAAATCTTTTCAAGGGGGGCTCGGGGGCCGATTCGATAGCAGCCGACTCGGTGGCAGCCATCTCGCAGACAACTATTTCAGGAGCGACCACCTCGGTACCGATGACTGGTTGGGAAGATGAAGAGGCAGACTGCTGAGGAACTGACTTTGAAGTCTTAGCCATTACTATCTGAGAAAGTATGGAATTTGAAGGAACAAGTTTAAAGGTTGAAAAGAGGAGTATGAAGACTTGAAGGAAAGATGAAGATCTAGGAAAGAACTTAAAAACAATAGCATAAATTTGAAGATCAAAGGTGAAAATATGAAGATTTGAAAGAGTTGGTAATAACTAGAAGATTCGACGGTAGAAGCTTGATCCAAAAGTAGAAAAAGAGTAGAGCGTGGGAGCTTTTATAGGGGAGGTATGTGACGCTTCACATTCGGAGGAAACCGTTTGATGGTCGACACGTGTCCGAGTCAGAACGACATGACTGATGGGAcattttggtttctttatttGGGTCGTAGCGTACAAAGGAAGAAACCGGGGAACATCTATTGTTTCTCATCGTTTCGTACTCTTTGAGAAACGatgggactatctatatacgggtAAAATCGGGGCTAATGAGCACCCCAATTTTTCAAAAGGGCAAACGAAGCAAGGACTTAACTACATGGAATCGGAGCTAAGAACCCCTCGTACTAGGGCCTGAGCGAGACGTTTACTACCGAAGCCATCTAGACGACAACCCCCCCTGAATCCAATTCGAGCTCCAAGACCTCGGAGAGCATTACCCAACGGTTGACCATGACTAACGAAGGGTCGTGATATCCGCGCTCAACCCGATATCACGGCACGGATCCCGGCCTATATCGGTAGCAGATCAGTGATTAGCAAAAAGGAAGATTTTGTCTTTTTTAGAAATGTACTTAAGGTAAAAACCCCTACTTTATAAAGGGGAAGTTTATTATTCAATATAGATACTATAACAcgaatatcaaagcaatataatcTTGTTTTCTCTGTTTTTGAGCCATCCTAAAGGTTCTTATTTTTTCATAGTCTTTCACATGTTTTTGGCTCCAAATCGAAGGCAGACTATTGTAAGTTCACAACCGAGCCCGAACTCAATATTATTACTGGTTTGACTATCTATcctatttttaatttgcttatcTAACATTATTGATAATTTATATTAAATTAATTCACATATCCTTAGAATcgagtataaattcaattgttatccgattttaagggTAAAAATACTCATTTAAAGTTCTAAGTATTAAATTCtttacatagttcaaataaggaataactaaaattttatttgatttggataTTCTAAATACTATCAAAGTAacttaaattataattttgtccCGTGtgaatctatttttaaagggtaaaaaaggtaaATAATATTTTATCAATAGGCTTCATACCTTTAATATAAGTTTTttatctctatatatatatagagagagagcgCCCTAGCTAGATCAGATCTgaatttattatttttacgagaccTCACTCAAACATATTATttaatagtttttatattttataactcATTTATATAATTTTATACGTTGTTTTTACATAGTTTTTATAAAGGTTGCGCACTCATTAATATGGGGTCATGCGTAACAATATTATTCCTTTTGTAGTTTGTACACACGTGCAAcaaatatctatatttatatctatattatattaaactcACGAAagtccttagcgaaatgtcgtttgacttttttattctttaaaaatTGAGTTCACATTAGAGAAATttgtcattttattattttcttaatatttacaAATAGTCATTTATTTAATCTCCTACAATTTAGAAATGATcatttaattattcttctaatatttttaaattaggAAAGTTTGTTATTTCCTTAATATTTAGGAATAGCCATTCAATTAATTTCCTACTATCTAGGATAGTCATTTAATTGTTCTCCTAATATTTCTAAAGTAGGAAAGTTTTTCATTCAACTCCATTTATATTTAGGAGTACCAAATTTCTTTTTTTAGGTTTCCGAGGAGGCTTTCTTAGTTAATAAAATTCTGCCTAtaagttttaatttttctttagtTAATAAAGTTTTGACGTGGGAAAGTTAGAAAAGTTTCGGTACTAACTTATTAGGActaattttttataaaatttattAGGTGAAAAATGAGCCTTTTGGACTTATTTGTGGATTATGGgtctttcttttattaataattttttctttGTCTATTTGAACTATACATAATTTTACCTTAtataagtgggcgtttggacataagaattataaaattcaaaaaaaaaaaggtgaatttttttttcaactgAAAATGGTATtggaaatttagagttgtgttcggacatgaatataattttgggtagtttttgaattttttcaaaatttcgaaaaataccaaaattcattttcaagtgaaaattgaaaattttatggtcaaacactaattttgaaaaaaagtgaaaagttttcgaaaaaagtaaaaaaattcttatgtccaaatgggCCTAAATTTTCTTTGTCTATTTACTCATAATTTCAAAAGCACGTTATGTTAAGTAGTAAAAACCTAGAGAATTTACCTAGCAAATTAAAATTCATTGTAATTCAGTTTCTATGGATCCAATAATaacaactttttcaacttacccGAGGTAAGGAAGTAAAGCAACCAATAACTTTTTGAGAAATTtttataaagcactatcttttagtagtaattagtcatctatagatatcatttgctatattacggattgtagatacattttatgtggttataagatgtttttaatgtatttaagctattgtattcatgaatacagtagcaaaaataggcgtgaatcagggaagttcagctaatcagttgttgtattcgactgtattcatggagtgataCATGAGATTACAGCtcgacagattattgtattcgactgtattcacggcgtgaaacaggggattacactgtttttaaaacggaaagtgaatcaattaacataatagactcctaatataactcaacaaactcaattataacacacaaaatttgtattttcagttataaaaaagattctcaacaaaaaaataccccaaaaacatagcaatcttcggagaaattatataatacatgtgaatacataaattatattaattaaaaagaacttatgaatacattcatggcatacaGCGGGATAGTGAATacgatgaaatacatagaatacaacgggatacattgaaatacaataaaaagacagaaaatacaataaaatacatggaataaaacgagatacattgaattacaatgaaaaaaagataatgaatacaatgaaaatcatgaatacatcgtAATACGTTGAAATTACATTGAAATATAATAATGGAATTGTTCAATCTATTCGACTGGGTGAAACCCGGTTGCTTGGGGACACGTGAACACTTCCGAGAATTTTACGATGAGCCCCTTAAACATGGTCAGCGATCAAGTGCTCCGGATAGATTTGTTCGAGTTACTGATGAGCGAAAACAACACTTAGTATCAATTCTGCGTAAATATTTATTAAGAAGGACAAAGGAGGAAACTATTGGACATCTCATGTTGGGGAAGGAAAATAATGTCGGAATTGATGTGGTGAATTCCATGTTTGATAGCTTTGATATATAGTGTCGTGGATTCTCTTTCTCGTAAATGGCACTCGTTAGATAATCAAGAGTCAAGAACGGCGGCAGAAGTTTTGATACGCTGGTGATAGCTGATTTTAATTTTAATGGGATGTGAgaagagaatgggatgtatcaaagtagagagagaaagaaaatagtgtaactgattaacgtatttagtggcttagggctaggaggtaaccaaaattaaatattttgctatatctatagaatataattttttaaatggtatttgtttaaaataaataaggtattaaCCTTTGTTATAGGACGTAAAAATTCCTAACTTTTTTACCTACTATGCCTTTCATCGGGTGAGCACTGTCATAGGAcaatatttcttcattttttaggCGCTTGTACTTTTATCTGTAAGCTTTGTAATTAGTTTATAAAGAATATTTCATAATGTTTAATCTTAAAGTTTTGTATGCAATGATATATGATACACGCGCAAAATTaatgtgtagtataaatagaattcCGATATAAAATATGTTTGTGTTGGATTTTGATTGTTTTCCATTACCCTTTTCCTGTGTGTAGTTTAGccgaaaaaataaaaagattacACAAGTGCAGCCTAGGAGCATAGAGTAGTTTATCCGGTGGAAGGAGAGACTTGTGGATCCGTTCAGAAGAAGATCTATCCGGTAATTGActtttctttcctctctctcTCACACGCACACGCACACCAGGGACATCGTCTTTTTTCCTCTtgcttttgtttttcctttttcttgtgGGATTTGGTTTTTACACTTCCTAAATCCGATAACAACTTGGTTTTGGACTAGAATCGCTCTCTTTCCTTTTACTTTGTGAATCCTTTCTCCAATTGGCTTAGGATGAGTTTTACTCGTATAAGTATGTTCTTCTTTATTTATTCTGTGGCAGGCACCTCCTTATAGAAAATATTTTGGCAGTGATGGATGGCTTAGATCAATTTTCCAAACTGCCGATGCCAATTTTGCAGCACATCCTGTCTTTCCTCATTGTTAAAGATGCTGCGAAAACTAGTGTTTTGTCCAAGACATGGAACAGTGCTTGGAGTTCCTTGTCGTGCTTAAATTTTGGTGATATTGTTTTCATGGAGTCAAAAAACGTTCTGGATCAAATTCTAGCAAATCGGCAAAAGCAGAACATCTCTATACAAAGGTTCAAGGCAAAGTTACCAGATAATCGGTTAAAGTATGTGGATAATTGGATTAAAATACTGGTAGCCGGTAATATCAAAGAGTTGCATTTAGAGGTTTTCACATCCACTAACAAGTTGCCTGAAGCAATCTTTGCTGCCAAAGCTCTAAATATGCTTTGTTTGGGTGGATTTAAGCTCGAATTACCCTCGGATGGCATAAAGTTTTCATCTTTGCGAGAGTTACATCTTATTAAATCATTTTTGGACGACCAAGTACTTGATGCTTTATGCGCAAGTTGTAGTCATTTAGAAGTTTTGTCTTTCAGGGAATTCGGCGGACTAGTCTGTTTCCAAATTGCTGGAACTTTACCTAAACTAAGGATAGTAAATTTGGTAAATTGCCCTGAACTACTCCAGAGGGTTGATATTACAGCACCTGATCTTAAATACCTTCACATTAGCTCCATTATTGAGGAACTGAATGTAATTAAGATAACTGCTTGTAAATCATCATTAAAGAATTTGAACCTCTCTTCTGTGGCTGTGACTGACCAATGGTTAGAGAACCTTTTACCAAATCTACCCAACCTTGAATTGTTTTACTTATCTTCTTGTTCGTCGTTGAAGTCTTTGAAAATCTCAAGTGACCGGCTCAAGTATTTCAAAGTGGTCAGGTGCAATAACCTGATTGCGGTTGATTTGGATACTCCTAACTTATTGGTATTCTCATCTGATTTTCGTTATTGCAGAAAAGTATTCCAAGGGGGTATTGATCTGTTGCCTACATTCAAATTGAAAGCTTCACATCTGTCGGAAGTTAATCTTAAATTCATCTTATAAACCCCCATTGACACTCGCTGGTACTCTACGCTCACTAAGTGTCTCGGGAACTTTAATAATGTCAAGGCTATTGCACTAAGCTGTGATGATCACAAGGTACGTACAACAAATTGTCTATTTTCCCTTGCCGGAAGCAGAGGCAGAGTCAGAATTTGAAGTTTATGCCTGGGTTCTAAACTGGCCACCAAACCCACATCTCATCTTAGTTATTGGCCCGCAATTAGATATTTATACTTATTTAATGGATTTCCTAATAAAAATTCTGGATCTAAGCAAAAACTATTGGATTCAGCTGAACCCATACCCAACACTCTACCTCCGCCTCTGGAAGCTGTTATGGATTTCTTATCCCCGCTTCcccccaaaaaaagaaaa encodes the following:
- the LOC104222072 gene encoding F-box/LRR-repeat protein 25-like isoform X2; the protein is MDGLDQFSKLPMPILQHILSFLIVKDAAKTSVLSKTWNSAWSSLSCLNFGDIVFMESKNVLDQILANRQKQNISIQRFKAKLPDNRLKYVDNWIKILVAGNIKELHLEVFTSTNKLPEAIFAAKALNMLCLGGFKLELPSDGIKFSSLRELHLIKSFLDDQVLDALCASCSHLEVLSFREFGGLVCFQIAGTLPKLRIVNLVNCPELLQRVDITAPDLKYLHISSIIEELNVIKITACKSSLKNLNLSSVAVTDQWLENLLPNLPNLELFYLSSCSSLKSLKISSDRLKYFKVVRKVFQGGIDLLPTFKLKASHLSEVNLKFIL
- the LOC104222072 gene encoding putative F-box/LRR-repeat protein At3g28410 isoform X3 — encoded protein: MDGLDQFSKLPMPILQHILSFLIVKDAAKTSVLSKTWNSAWSSLSCLNFGDIVFMESKNVLDQILANRQKQNISIQRFKAKLPDNRLKYVDNWIKILVAGNIKELHLEVFTSTNKLPEAIFAAKALNMLCLGGFKLELPSDGIKFSSLRELHLIKSFLDDQVLDALCASCSHLEVLSFREFGGLVCFQIAGTLPKLRIVNLVNCPELLQRVDITAPDLKYLHISSIIEELNVIKITACKSSLKNLNLSSVAVTDQWLENLLPNLPNLELFYLSSCSSLKSLKISSDRLKYFKVKSIPRGY
- the LOC104222072 gene encoding F-box/LRR-repeat protein 25-like isoform X1, which gives rise to MDGLDQFSKLPMPILQHILSFLIVKDAAKTSVLSKTWNSAWSSLSCLNFGDIVFMESKNVLDQILANRQKQNISIQRFKAKLPDNRLKYVDNWIKILVAGNIKELHLEVFTSTNKLPEAIFAAKALNMLCLGGFKLELPSDGIKFSSLRELHLIKSFLDDQVLDALCASCSHLEVLSFREFGGLVCFQIAGTLPKLRIVNLVNCPELLQRVDITAPDLKYLHISSIIEELNVIKITACKSSLKNLNLSSVAVTDQWLENLLPNLPNLELFYLSSCSSLKSLKISSDRLKYFKVVRCNNLIAVDLDTPNLLVFSSDFRYCRKVFQGGIDLLPTFKLKASHLSEVNLKFIL